A stretch of DNA from Trichomycterus rosablanca isolate fTriRos1 chromosome 1, fTriRos1.hap1, whole genome shotgun sequence:
gcacacagtaacaccctggacggggcgccagtccatcgcagggcagacacacacatacacacacatattcacttatagggcaattcagtgtctccaattagcctagctgcatgtttttggactgtgacacggggagaacatgcaaactatgaacagaaaggaaccggaccgccccacctggggatcgaacccaggaccttcttgctgtaaggcgacaatgctaagccaccgtgccgcctaatCTACACAGTTTTTCAAAAattaattcaaaatcaaaaactgaaatctatTATTCAGTTTTCCGACTGGTCAGTTTAACACATTCTTCATGGAAGAAATTATATTCACACATTTTGCACATGGATCAGTATTACATATgtagtcacgcactgatctctattattcccagtctctgtgcagacgccattgACCAGAGAGCAGAGGCCACGATTGCAGTTGTCCGTCCAACAGCTTCTCCAATCATGCAGAGGGCCTTTGACCAATGCTCTTCTcatcagtttttgatttttaaataaatgttcatgggtgattaagtgtaaacTGTTGGTTTTACAAGGACAACACACCTGTGACACTCCTGTATTATTCTTCTGTCGCCTAGCTCGAATAACTTGCAGAGGATTGCCACAGAAGAGAACCTTCCCAACACCtaacaataaattaaacaaaagttCTGCTTATggacaagaaataaaaaataaaaagaatgaaaatTACTTAAAACTTACCATTTACACtagaatacaagtttgtgcagCAACCTCTACACTGTTGCTTATGAGTGTGAAATTTCCagcttttaaaatttaaataaggAAATGTGGTAACCAAATTATTAACAATATAACGTATATTAAAGACAAACAAGTACTATAACATTTAGGTCATGGGTTCAAACCTCAGCAGCCACTGTTCAGCAGCTCTTTAACAATCCTTTTACCCTCAGTTGATTGGATTGGAATGAACTGTCAAAACTGTAAGGTTTTCTTTGGataatcaatttatttattatgattttaacgttattatgaacgtcatgttttacacactttggtaacattcatgacaagacaggtagttactggctacacaagattcatgagttcaagttttaatgtcaaacacagtcatggacaatttagtgtctttaattcacctcacttgcatgtctttggactgtggaaggaaaccggagctcccagaggaaacccatgcagacatggggagaacatgcaaactccacacaaaaaggactctgaccttcttgctgtgaggcgagtaACCCTTCTTCGGATAGTAACATCTGTCTATTAGACATGGTCATTTGTGTCTGTTAGGTGCCCAGCCAGGCCAGTGGCACCATCTAGATTCAAACTCAAAGTTGGCTGTGGTAGTAtacattagactgctgtgccacccaaacacTAAATGTGTCATATGTTAAACTGCATTACTTACTCCCATTGATGAGTGATTGACAGTTGCATATCAGCATTAGACATATTTTTGGAGGTAGTGAACCCCAGAGTACCCAACGAAAACAAGCCAAACTCCTGACAGACTGCGATCTGAGATGAGATTTAAACCCAATGCTTCAGCCACAATACATGCTGCACTGTGTTTCTGTGCTTTTTAATTCTTAATGATAGTAATGTGTAAAAGTACATAACCTTCTCACCATGTGTAAGATCGCTGGTCTGGTGGTCCAGAGTGTCTGCATCGGAACCAGATGAGCTGGGTCTAGAGCTAGCTCCAGACGAGGAAGGCCTGGCTGTGCTAGGACGACTAGAGAAACTACCAAAACAAATGCTGGTGCTTGGGCGCTGGGCAGAACCAGGTCGGGCCAAGTCACATGCACTTGTGCATCTCTGCTCTGTTTAGACAAAACACAAATTTTTAGAGTCTATTAATAGCATTTTTCTATCAAAGAATTAGTTGATTCTAGTGATTCTAAAAGCAAATAGAAAATTAATGTAAAAGGAATTATTGATTCACTTTTTGAGTCACCTAGGAGTTCTACACAGTCATCGACAGTGTCTGTAATGGGAGCAATGTCTGTAATGGACTCCTTAAGCAAAGCCCAGTCCTCCATCCTAGTGCTGGAGCAGTGATGCTCCTCCTCTTCTGCTGGAGCATCATCCAGAAACTGCAACTGTGGAATTAACTTCCTCACAGCAGACCTGTAGTTGTACTCTGGCACCTGTCAATCAGACATGTAATGGAAAAAGGTGGGTAAGACATAGTCTCATCTGGCTCTATCTTTTTCCCCAACCAGATAAATTCTAAAAACCAATGTAGGTAATTTTGTCCTaaagtttaaaaagttttaGTTTTTAGAATAGGAAACTATGTTAGATCACTGATGTTGGAGTCAATTTCTGTGTCCAAATGGTAGAGCTTTAATGAAACAGTAATGATTAAATTGGCTACATTTCAGTACCTAATATGTCTAAATAGTGCACTTGTGTAGTCACAATTGTATAGTCACACACAATGTAGCAGATGTTTCAAAGTAATTGTCAGCTAAAATTTGCATTGGAGTTAAAAGAATACATAAGCAATAAAAACCAATAAAACACCTTTACAAGAACTAAAGCAAATAGTAAGCCTATTTTCAAAACATTCATTTTGAGGATTCAGGCTATATATTCGTATTTTGCTTGTCTGATGGATAAAACCTATACACAACAAGCATATAATACGAGTGGCAAGAGCAAGTCCTACTATTTGGTAGAGGCAGAGGAATACATGGAGCACATAGTATTCCTCTTTATGTGGTAATCTGCTGCTGGCCGGCAAGGGTGTCAGGAGTTAACAGAGTGCATAGGGAAATGATACCACCATATCTCCATTACGTTAGAATGCAGTGGgggaaaacaaaccaaaaaaacaagCATGTTATTAATCTACTGCAGCATAAAGCATTTGGAACTACCACAGGCAACAATACATTtgacacaaaaacacagaatACAGTCTGTTCACTTATAATAAATGATGTCTAAGGGCAGTAACtgggatttttttgttttaaaagaaaCATGGACGGACAGTTGTAGAGCCCCATCAAGTtcattatgttaaaaaaaactaaattaagtAGTtaacaggggcggctcgttccttagggcgatgcaccaccaaagggcgaaagggaagaaatttttctatcacagctgtgactgttctagAGTCTGTCTtgtctctgaatatcgtagtccaatcagcatcgagttgtgttccgtacagtaccgccccttttggggcgatttcagtctaactgaaaatcgccccggattgctctcatagactctcatgttaaggctcttttttttcgaactgcaggcactgcaatacaatctgaatggcttccgggagggctcgcacttacgtgcttgcgtcacacgtaacctggtgtcacAATCCCGTCAaaatgactaccattacctcagttcagagcaactccatcgtgtcattaagggaaatgccattcagttgtcaggataaattagcaacttaagaattagggccacccagaccaaatttaaacatcaagcaagtatctacaaaaatcatataagttacaagtaaattacaagtaagtaatataatttttaaattgtgaattgtgattgcactttttgtatctccccaattatttaattgtacttctttattcattgcacatcaaatctttattctggatctgctgcacctaaaataaaatgctatctgatgaagactgaattaaattgttagtgtgaaggctttacttaattttatgattaatggtaaagctgatctctctccatgttcaaagttatttgtgagggcaaactgacagatgacttaagatgttaattatttaagctttaatttacccattgaacaggTCACccggccatcatcgcaacaattgccccccctgagagatttggcaggagctgCTACTGGTAGTTAATCTGTATTATTTACCCCTTTAAAGACAATTTTTCTAAGAGAACAGAGGTAAGATATTCTGTCAGATCTAAGGAGGCAAGTCAgctatacacactgtacaccgTGCCAGTCAATCCCAAGAATCCCAaggttggaggaaacccaaagaaaacccatgGGGACATGGcaaaaacataccaaactccttaGACAATGACTAGAGGCAAAGTTTAAACCAAGGTCCCCAGGACCCTGGTGCACCCACATTATCTACTGCGCCACCCTGTCACTACAAAGCACCACCAGGTAAAGTGTGAGTAAGGTGGATTGACTATAATTGAAAGTCTAATGCAGGAGTCTAGCAGCACTTATCATTTAGAGGCTGACACATCAAAGCACTTTCCCAGTTAGACTGAATTAATGTGTGGTCATCACAAGCATCAAAGCAAACGCATGACCCAATTCAAACACCAAACAGAATTGGAAAGTGATCAGAAGTGACACAGCATGAGATACATCCTTAGAAAAATATGTTTGCCCTAGTTAAATAATTCCTGACTGTGTGTCAAAATAAAGTGATCCAGAAAACCAGTGCAAAAAATGTCATTCTTTTTTGGCCAATGTGTCCTCAAGTGGTGTAGTtatgaaaatcatttttgtaactAGTGAGTCCAATCTAAGGTTTATAGGGCACATGAAGATCTTATGCCAAATGcatacatttactcactcacatgtAGGGGCAACATGGAGTAGCCATTCCAGCTTCTGGACCAGCTTCTTTATTAGGACCGAAGTTCTCAGAGCCTAGGTTGCTGTCCAAGACCCACTTTAACAGTTGTGTCCCCATGCCACCCTTTTAGAAGATTACTCTTTATAATGAATTTTACTAGATTTTCAATCACCACCACTCAGAGGTAAACACGGTATACTGGACATAAACAACATATTGTTCAGGGCAAGCCAGAGTTAtatatgtttcattttgtgtattatttctaaacttcataaaataaaatccatccAAACATACAAAGGTAGACAGAAACATTACAAAATCTAATTATTCCTAACTGTATTCACTCGACACGTATCTGGTGTTTGAACCTCTTTCCATGTCTTTCAGATCTTGCCTGTGTTTCACATTTCTATTAAATTTTAGCAAATGGATGCAGCCTGACATGCCAAGATCAAACATTAGACAGGGGCTAAATGCATTTTGATGACACGCACACCCATTATGAATCCTAGTCCATGAGATGACGCTCTTACCCCGAGTGTGATGTATGCCATCATGGCACACATTTATCAGCACTAAGCATGACTCTCTCACTTGGAAAACATTCTAATCAATAAGGGTGCAGTAATAGTGCAAAGCTGATACTCTGATGATGTTCTCTAAGCATTCCATAGCAAGTGTAATTTTTTGAGAAATGTACTAGCAGTAATACACTATGGccataagtatttggacacctgaccatgagcttattggacatcctatttcaaaaacaattggtattaaaatagagggACCTCTGTCTGATCTTTTAAGCTATAACAGTGATTTCtcgagaaggcttctcacagaaatttgaagtatgtctgtgggaatttgtgcctatttagttaaaagagcatttgtatgactgggcacttatgttggtcaaaaaagccaCAGGTGATGTTTTAGTTCACACCATGGCACAGCTCTCTAACATGTTAGCCCACCACTGCAAAGAGTTTCAGAGATGCTACTGGCTAGacactcaacagacacaataAGCTGTTTCTGAGGAATGTCAGAACTGGTGAGAACACTAAATCTTTGCACAATTAACCTACAATTCAAGTTTTTCCtctttattaaaacaaaaccTGAATTAATAACACTCTTTCCTAAATTAAACCGGAATTAACTGTGATTGTGAAGTCTAATATTCAAATATAATATGCCATTGCTGGGCCTTTAAACAAGCCCTTGAACCCTGAGCAGCTTACTCTATTGTAAGTcggtttgaataaaagtgtactaaatatctagcatgtaatatacagcattttacatgtgaTCAGAAGCCTCTGTTACTAATGCCTTGCAGTACCTGTGATGCTCCTGAATGGAGGCATGTGCGTACAGGGTTTCCATCTAGGGTCAGGCTTCTAAGCTGCCCACACAGACCCAGGTACTGGACTTGGACCAGGTCATCCACATCATTCCCCTCGAGGTCCAGCACCTTCAGTTGCTCCAGCATGCTTATCTGGCTCAGGTCTGACACTTTGTTGTAGGCCACATACAACTCCTGGGAATATAGCACACACAACTGTGGTAGACATACAGACCAACTATTTAAAATTATCCTAATGACAGGGCAATACAATACTAAATCAAAGTTAAGCTACAGTGCTCCGTGAATAGGAATCTATTAGAGTTCCTATAGACTGAGATAGCAGGTCGGAATTGGCTAAGGCAATAAAACATTGATACAAGTGCAGCTAATCTATTAAGAATCTAAAACAAGGGTTATTTAAAGTTATCATCAATGTGGAAGATTAAACATCACCCTGCTGCTATGTATCAGATCTGTATACTACGCTAATATCAAATACAAGAACAAAGCAACAGCTGTACGACAGCACACGTGAACACAGGTATTACCTTTAGTGAGGAGAAAGATGGGATTCCGTCCAAGTCAGTCAGGCCACATCGAACCAGCGAGAGCACTTGGAGGTGGGACAGAGTGGTTCCAAGATCCCTGAGGAAACACTATGAACAATAAGTCACCACTCCCCTCTACATCATGCAATCTGCCCTCATGCTCTTCCCTCATTCACACACTTGAACCACAGGAAATGCTATAATGTCTTTTAAATAAGCTCCAAGCTGTCCAGAATTCCTGTTTGTCCCTTCTCCACCCTTCCGTTACATATCTAGGCAtatcattaataattatttagatTTACCTTCAGGCATTCAGCACATGCCTTTATCAAAACTGTTTTATAATGTGACCAATATGATGCATGCAATCAGATAAggttggtggtggggcttgagccagtCAAACTTTTAATTCTattaattctattttattctatgtaagcatttttcccttttactttcaatctagtcatatccaattacccatttGTATCTCATCTACTGCCAGTCCACTACAGCTAATGCTTATGTCTATTTCTCTTTCTTGGCCAGCAGTGTGGTTAATTCAGGCTAACAGCTACAGTTTTATCTTCTATCCACTTTGATTATTtagatttcttttgttttagctATTTTCAGCTATTTTTCAACTGGCCACTTACTGATTTACTCTTtggccacagtattgttctaccttagTTAGGCACTCTGCAGTTGGGTTCATTTCTAAACTGCATGTGTGGGGCTTCTGTGTTCTGCCCCATTACAACAGCTGGCGACTTCTCTGTGCTTATACAAATACCCATTACACTAATCAACAATGAAAAAGTTTAATAAGCTTTGTTTCAAAAGTGTGAAATGTCACCAAGAGCCAGGTATAAGCAACTTTGCAAACAATTGTCTGTTATACATAAGGAATTCGTCAGAATGGCCAGATCTAATCCAAGATACACCAAATACAGTCttctataaataaaatgctgCTGGAACACACAAGTCACTGATACACATTAAGACCTGATATATTACTTAAATAATTAGAATGTAAAAACTCCAACTGACAGAACCCAGGACATTTCATATAGCAACATGGTTTCTGAGATCCTGGGTATGATTTTTGCTGCTAGTAAACAGCTGTGATTAGTTTTGCATTTCCTTCCTGTGTCTAACCATTgtcctcccacctcccaaaaacatgcaaaatgtcTGCAAACTGGCTGCATTAATTTTGCCCACAAGAATGAATAAGTTAGTTTGATTGTGTGTTGCCTTGCAGTGGACTGCCTTGTACCCAGTTTCTGAGTGGCAGTGAACCCATCGGGTCCAAATTAAAGACAGATCTCAACACCTGACTCTGTGTCTCTTCCTCTTACACATACATGTTGTTCTCATGAATGCATGGGCATGTTTTCTCCATTTGTATAATTGTCTAGTGAACCTGTTCTTTAGATGGGTCAACTTAACAAAGCCATCCTTTGAGAGACAGGGTTGGTCTTTAAATATGCAACACCAAAAAATTCAGGAAGTaggatttactgtcttctgaaatgATGTACTATGATACACAACAAGGTTGTTCCTTAGGGAACTGGAGGTCTCACATCTGTAACATATAATGGTTCCGAGACACCTGTAGAGAAAAGAGGCATCattcctcactgttcaaataaCTAACCACATTGTCAGTTCATAACACACATTTgtggggcagctgtagcctaatggttaaggtactgaactagtaattggaaaggcactggttcaagcccaccattgctagattgccactgttgggcccttgagcaaggctcttagactgtatactgttacagtacggtaagtcgctttggataaaagcgtctcctaaatttAGACTTCTCTAACTACTCAGAAGAGGAATAACAAGAATTTCCAAGTAAAAAAGTCTGTTTCAGCGTAGGATCTAGAAATATGTACAAATGCACATACTATATGCTATTAAGGTAAAGTTAATTAAACTTatttactttgtcattatgggtgatttcAGTGTAGACTGATAGGggaaatggcaattatatccattcaaaataaaatctgtaacacAAAGTTTGCAAAAACCAAGAAGatgaatgtttttgtaaataagacACAACACAGtgaagtgtgcaaaaagtcatgGGGTCAGAATACTTTCTTAATCTACAGTAAGTATTTAAACAAGTATAATTTTTCTGGTAATTCTACCTAAGTAGTCCCTCAAAAATGTTGGACGAAAATCCATCTTTGCAGCACTtatcaggcctttatggcagagtggcaAGATGGAGGCCACTGTTGAGTGCAAAGCATATGACAACAGGGTGGCACGCTAtctaaatgggtagcactgtcggctcacagcaagaaggtcctgagttcgatccccaggtggggcggtccgggtcctttctgtgtggagtttgcatgtactccccgtgtctatgtgggtttcctccgggtgctccggtttcctcccacagtccaaagacatgcaagtgaggtgaaatggagacactaaattgtccaggactgtgttcaatataaccttgtgaactgatgaatcttgtgtaatgagtaactaccgttcctgtcatgaatgtaaccaaagagtcaaacatgacgttagattcttaataaacaatcaaacaaacataTGACAGAATGTAAAGCACTCTGGCAACCCCACAAAATTGAATAAGTTCATCTGGACCAAACtatgtgtccagatgaactaattcaactttgtgggattgtgtacctggattattgagcatgaaTCAAGAGACTCTGGAAACTCCTGGAAAGGTCAATAGGAAATCCCAAACTGTCACCTCATAATAAGAGAAAACTCGTCCAAGATATCCAAGAACTAACTAACCAACAAACAGTTCTGCTACTAAtcaaaagctgctggaacacaccATAGGTTCTCAAAGGCTGCCATGGAGGAAAAAAGCCTCGAATCTTTGAATCCTTAAGTTTAAACTTGACAAAAAAGGTCAGAGCATGGGcttcattctttttttaatgttataatcaTTCagtaaccaaaaatatataatatcagtaataattCAGTTTCAGGAATCACTGAAATCCCAAGCCTGCCATGACATATGTCCATATCAAGTGTGTGTATACGTTTGACGTGTATAATGGATGATGGGTTGAGGCTGCAATTTTGCAAAAAACTGTATGAGCTAAAAGTACAACAGTGTAAGAACACCCCTCCAATGCACAATTTCAGAAGACATATGTCATCAACATCCAGAATCAGAACCCCAGACAAAATCTCTGGGCTCAAACTTTGAAGTTGACTGAtacaaaatgaaaacatttcAAGCATTGTGTTCTCCGGGCCAACAGAATATTACAAACTTACCATTTCTCATGGTATGAAAAAAGCACCATTAATGCTGCTGggtacatatacacattttttatgtcatttaaaaAGCCACCACTAATGCTTTCACCTGCTAAGCATGAGTAAGTGAGCTGCAAGCCATGTCCAAAAGGTActttgcatttaaaaacaagGCTTGACAGTCTTTCTCTTTAAAtattaagtaaattaaatagGCTGGCACAGTGATGTACCAGGTGATTTACTGTATGTGCTGCAAATGAACATGAGTCCAGGTTCAATCCTTGTCTCTGGTCAATATActtgaggagttttgcatgtttttatgCCGTTTGTATGAATTTCCGAGATCCTTGGTTTCCTCTCACCACACACAAACGTGTGGAGGGTGGATTGGCTACATTAAATTGATGTGAGAAAGTGAATGTAAGAGATGTCCTGTGATAGAATGATGCCCTTTTTTGTGTAATATATACAAACTTACAGACTTAGATTTCTGTAACATGATGTTTCATCTATAAATCTATACAAAAATGTAGCACTACAGTAAAAAGAAACATGAAATGTTTTGCATACACTAAAAATAGAAACTCTTGTGGAAAGTGAAAGAATTAACCCTTACCGCACAGATAAGATCAAACTGTTATTCATTTTCAGCTGCACAAGATTGGGCAAGTACACACCTGCAAGatgaaaagaaaataaacacacatacgCTTGTGATGCAAATCTGTTGATTTGTATTCCCTTAAACCTTCCCAAATTTAGAACTCATCATTGGAACTAAAAGTTCCTCAAAAACTAAATGATATACTTTTAACCTCATAATGTTTGCTAAGCATTTATTATGCAACAATGCGTATACCAGGCCCTTTAAGATCACTTAACAACAAGGACCTCATGGACGGCTGCACGCCAAGCACAGGCAGGGTCGACTGGAATATGGCAGAAGAAATTTGGAtaggcctgcagagttctgggacacagttctacAAAGTGGTGAATCAAACGTGAAACTGTTTGGCCAAGTGGATCAGCAGTTTGTCAGGCGTCAGAAGCTTGTGGACCAATCTTACCAAAAATGCAGTTATCAAAATTGCTTATTAGAAGTTATCAATTTGTTGTACATATTAATAAGTATTCTTTTTTTGTCTGAGACGTCTTCTTATTTTCATTCAATTCtatacacactaccataatacctttcactgtgtgtgtgtgtggggggggggtaaatacaTTGATTTGCAactgtaatgtatttattataattgattttatacagctgttagcaaCTGGTGTGGCTAAACCACCTGATCTCTTTGCCAAATAATAAATatcaaaatacagtggtaccttctaACTCaagtcccctaaactcaaaatctttgaaacttaatGCCTTCCGTCAAGACATTTGTATCCtcaaactcaatgtttcccttaaactcaacgtgttcagtttgttttttgaaaaaattattaatttaatttcaaattaacaataaacagtcgCTTCAGCGCTGTTCAGCGCTTGGTTTGAGCGGTGCGGtgatacgtcatcaaagtgtgaatatgagacgaatctgcatttgtgtggaataactgtcaaatccactctgaaagtgtccacatgtatctgtgtttagctggattttcttcctgtttcacttttaaacttgtgttacagcttgaggttctgagaaattgtaagaatctgcttttttcagtgtttttatgatataattgtgttattttcagtgtataagtatcaaaaacaaccccattattttacataagcctaaaatatacgcctagcattaacaggtttcccatacattcttatgggaaaaaataccctgaaactcaatgccttttaagctcaatgccactcccagaaccaactgacactgagtttcaaggtaccattgtAATAAAAAGTTTctcatattttttaattaatcttaCCAAAATTGCCCAAAGTATTCAGCCGCGTGTCAACACACATCTCCAGACTTGTGACTTGCTGTAAATCATCCGATCCAGACAAATCTCTCTGCAAGGCATTCACAGTCAGATTCATTTCATCTTAAGTCATTCTGTGAGGATGCATTTGGTTGAATGATTTTACCAGATTTTGTGGAGAAATGTAAGGTTCAAACAGTAGGTCATCGTTTTTGCTTGTGGCAGGACTTGGGTTTATCTGTCCAGATCCCTCAAACTCTGTCACAAATGATAGAGCTGTGCCAGGCCTCTTCATTGAATTCATCTTCTCATTCCACCAGCTACCTAAACAAAGTGTCCACATAATCATCCAGGTTTGGTGTTCCAAAGAAATACAATTTGTCATGTATAccaatatatacgtatatattggTATACATGACAAATTGTATACttattttgactcaccctgtatatatacagtgtatcacgaaagtgagtacacccctcacatttctgcaaatatttcattatatcttttcatggaacaacactatagacatgaaacttggatataacttagagtagtcagtgtacatcttgtatagcagtgtagatttactgtcttctgaaaataactcaacacacagccattaatgtctaaatagctggcaacataagtgagtacaccccacagtgaacatgtccaaattgtgcccaaatgtgtcgttgtccctccctggtgtcatgtgtcaaggtcccaggtgtaaatggggagcagggctgttaaatttggtgttttgggtacaattctctcatactggccactggatattcaacatggcacctcatggcaaagaactctctgaggatgtgagaaatagaattgttgctctccacaaagatggcctgggctataagaagattgctaacaccctgaaactgagctacagcatggtggccaaggtcatacagcggttttccaggacaggttccactcggaacaggcttcgccagggtcgaccaaagaagttgagtccacgtgttcggcgtcatatccagaggttggctttaaaaaatagacacatgagtgctgccagcattgctgcagaggttgaagacgtgggaggtcagcctgtcagtgctcagaccatacaccgcacactgcatcaactcggtctgcatggtcgtcatcccagaaggaagctgacgcacaagaaagcccgcaaacagtttgctgaagacaagcagtccaacaacatggattactggaatgccctgtggtctgacgagaccaagataaacttgtttggctcagatggtgtccagcatgtgtggcggcgccctggtgagaagtaccaagacaactgtatcttgcctacagtcaagtatggtggtggtagcatcatggtcttgggctgcatgagtgttgctggcactggg
This window harbors:
- the lrrc56 gene encoding leucine-rich repeat-containing protein 56 isoform X1, whose product is MNSMKRPGTALSFVTEFEGSGQINPSPATSKNDDLLFEPYISPQNLRDLSGSDDLQQVTSLEMCVDTRLNTLGNFGVYLPNLVQLKMNNSLILSVRDLGTTLSHLQVLSLVRCGLTDLDGIPSFSSLKELYVAYNKVSDLSQISMLEQLKVLDLEGNDVDDLVQVQYLGLCGQLRSLTLDGNPVRTCLHSGASQVPEYNYRSAVRKLIPQLQFLDDAPAEEEEHHCSSTRMEDWALLKESITDIAPITDTVDDCVELLGDSKKQRCTSACDLARPGSAQRPSTSICFGSFSSRPSTARPSSSGASSRPSSSGSDADTLDHQTSDLTHGVGKVLFCGNPLQVIRARRQKNNTGVSQPQGPSSHSRPCTQLGSYVPEHTYNIEVSSSQDRTDIFAELIAWRKEHSKRLLAIERERQPQVMRIMHSDDDNDDDDAKNSGNDCDEGACSLSLISDREEEEERDGETALCRRDTESPDSLLHCPSPDVSRLSLSDHTMSPSPPPKADVPSTGRRIAEIRARRLRVSSSVVGLQGPVEEILVSDPTASRMNIQPAPPQTFHKPHRPDSSPVIRSPREPSLGNSLAIGQHQPIICSSISERLNPTRPRTARAALQRLAVLPDRGSSQLK
- the lrrc56 gene encoding leucine-rich repeat-containing protein 56 isoform X3 — protein: MNSMKRPGTALSFVTEFEGSGQINPSPATSKNDDLLFEPYISPQNLRDLSGSDDLQQVTSLEMCVDTRLNTLGNFGVYLPNLVQLKMNNSLILSVRDLGTTLSHLQVLSLVRCGLTDLDGIPSFSSLKELYVAYNKVSDLSQISMLEQLKVLDLEGNDVDDLVQVQYLGLCGQLRSLTLDGNPVRTCLHSGASQVPEYNYRSAVRKLIPQLQFLDDAPAEEEEHHCSSTRMEDWALLKESITDIAPITDTVDDCVELLEQRCTSACDLARPGSAQRPSTSICFGSFSSRPSTARPSSSGASSRPSSSGSDADTLDHQTSDLTHGVGKVLFCGNPLQVIRARRQKNNTGVSQPQGPSSHSRPCTQLGSYVPEHTYNIEVSSSQDRTDIFAELIAWRKEHSKRLLAIERERQPQVMRIMHSDDDNDDDDAKNSGNDCDEGACSLSLISDREEEEERDGETALCRRDTESPDSLLHCPSPDVSRLSLSDHTMSPSPPPKADVPSTGRRIAEIRARRLRVSSSVVGLQGPVEEILVSDPTASRMNIQPAPPQTFHKPHRPDSSPVIRSPREPSLGNSLAIGQHQPIICSSISERLNPTRPRTARAALQRLAVLPDRGSSQLK
- the lrrc56 gene encoding leucine-rich repeat-containing protein 56 isoform X2, yielding MNSMKRPGTALSFVTEFEGSGQINPSPATSKNDDLLFEPYISPQNLRDLSGSDDLQQVTSLEMCVDTRLNTLGNFGVYLPNLVQLKMNNSLILSVRDLGTTLSHLQVLSLVRCGLTDLDGIPSFSSLKELYVAYNKVSDLSQISMLEQLKVLDLEGNDVDDLVQVQYLGLCGQLRSLTLDGNPVRTCLHSGASQVPEYNYRSAVRKLIPQLQFLDDAPAEEEEHHCSSTRMEDWALLKESITDIAPITDTVDDCVELLGDSKKQRCTSACDLARPGSAQRPSTSICFGSFSSRPSTARPSSSGASSRPSSSGSDADTLDHQTSDLTHGVGKVLFCGNPLQVIRARRQKNNTGVSQGPSSHSRPCTQLGSYVPEHTYNIEVSSSQDRTDIFAELIAWRKEHSKRLLAIERERQPQVMRIMHSDDDNDDDDAKNSGNDCDEGACSLSLISDREEEEERDGETALCRRDTESPDSLLHCPSPDVSRLSLSDHTMSPSPPPKADVPSTGRRIAEIRARRLRVSSSVVGLQGPVEEILVSDPTASRMNIQPAPPQTFHKPHRPDSSPVIRSPREPSLGNSLAIGQHQPIICSSISERLNPTRPRTARAALQRLAVLPDRGSSQLK